One Vibrio quintilis DNA segment encodes these proteins:
- a CDS encoding cellulase family glycosylhydrolase, with protein sequence MNSIQYTLITLLAACSNVHASTTPFPIDSMDSFVIQKGNILMLDKKPFRFAGTNNYYMHYRSPKLIDAVLDDAKSMGLNTIRVWGFMEGITHDHTMQAKPGVFTPPAGTNNALDKLDYTISEAKKRGIRVIVVLTNNWGDFGGMPQYVKWFNGSNHDDFYRNSGIKNAYKAYVKHMVEHKNIYTGIANKDEPAIMTWELANEPRAQSDTSGNLLYNWAKEMSNYVHKLAPKQLIALGSEGFFNRSNQSDWTYNGSEGVDWERILTLPHINYGTFHLYPEHWGKHNSEKWGTRWIEEHAIAAKKANKPAVLEEYGIGKSELKNRDFIYQKWTQSAYNSGLAGSMFWLLTSFDPDQSDKLYPDYDGFRILNDDSRTTQILTNHSRQMRGMHYSQKDVVYLSYPINGMKISEQHFTVQSYPMPKPDNQVEKVQLRVPENNLTLDMTDPDGDGYYETSIKASDIGYGEKTFISVASFAKGERQTDKIKVEIDKPIKGYEVGTKYDFSDGTTQGWQKDGTWQAKWKTPSLEASNDLGSPMLKLNMVWSGENDWEELKIRNPAVRNFAQHTKMRYTLYVPTNKEDIGGLRPYAALGDGWVKLDSDKHRIQVKELEKVNLNNKSFYKQTVEIDLGDVSKKLPDMFLCIVGDKLPLNGSIYIADIEFLDPVY encoded by the coding sequence ATGAACTCTATCCAATATACATTAATAACCCTACTTGCTGCCTGTAGTAATGTACATGCGTCAACAACGCCTTTCCCGATCGATTCAATGGACTCTTTTGTCATTCAGAAAGGCAATATTCTCATGCTTGACAAAAAACCCTTTAGATTTGCGGGAACAAATAATTATTACATGCACTATCGTTCACCCAAATTAATCGATGCGGTATTAGATGATGCAAAATCAATGGGGCTCAATACAATACGTGTATGGGGATTCATGGAAGGCATTACTCATGATCATACAATGCAAGCCAAACCTGGTGTTTTCACTCCACCAGCGGGTACTAACAATGCATTAGATAAATTAGATTACACCATATCTGAAGCAAAAAAACGGGGCATCAGAGTGATTGTAGTACTAACTAATAACTGGGGTGATTTTGGTGGCATGCCTCAGTATGTGAAGTGGTTTAATGGCTCTAATCATGATGACTTCTACAGAAATTCAGGTATCAAAAACGCTTATAAAGCTTATGTAAAACATATGGTCGAACATAAGAACATCTATACCGGAATTGCGAACAAAGATGAACCAGCAATTATGACCTGGGAGTTAGCTAATGAACCAAGAGCCCAATCAGATACCAGTGGTAATCTATTGTATAACTGGGCTAAAGAAATGAGTAATTACGTTCATAAACTAGCTCCGAAACAACTCATAGCTCTTGGCTCTGAAGGTTTCTTCAATCGATCCAATCAAAGTGACTGGACCTATAATGGTAGTGAAGGCGTTGACTGGGAACGAATTTTAACGTTACCTCATATCAATTACGGAACTTTCCACCTATATCCAGAGCACTGGGGTAAACACAACTCCGAAAAATGGGGGACACGATGGATAGAAGAGCATGCGATTGCAGCTAAAAAAGCAAATAAACCAGCTGTATTAGAAGAGTATGGTATTGGAAAAAGCGAACTTAAAAACCGAGACTTTATTTATCAAAAATGGACCCAGTCTGCTTATAATTCAGGACTTGCAGGAAGCATGTTCTGGCTTTTAACTAGCTTCGATCCAGATCAATCAGACAAACTCTATCCCGATTATGACGGTTTCCGTATTTTGAATGATGATAGCCGGACTACACAAATTTTGACAAATCATTCACGTCAAATGCGTGGAATGCATTATTCACAAAAGGATGTTGTCTATCTCTCCTATCCCATCAATGGCATGAAAATTTCTGAACAACATTTCACAGTTCAAAGTTACCCAATGCCAAAACCAGACAACCAGGTAGAAAAAGTACAGCTTCGGGTTCCAGAAAATAATTTAACTCTGGATATGACAGATCCGGACGGTGATGGTTATTATGAAACAAGTATCAAAGCAAGCGATATCGGCTATGGAGAAAAAACATTCATTTCCGTTGCAAGCTTTGCAAAAGGAGAACGCCAAACAGATAAAATAAAAGTTGAAATTGATAAACCAATTAAAGGCTATGAAGTCGGAACAAAATACGACTTCAGTGATGGCACTACTCAGGGATGGCAAAAAGACGGGACCTGGCAGGCAAAATGGAAAACACCTTCTTTAGAAGCTAGTAATGATTTGGGAAGCCCAATGCTCAAACTCAACATGGTTTGGTCTGGAGAAAATGATTGGGAAGAACTTAAAATACGTAACCCGGCAGTACGTAACTTTGCTCAGCATACTAAAATGCGTTATACGCTGTATGTACCAACAAACAAAGAAGATATCGGTGGTTTACGACCATATGCAGCTTTAGGTGATGGTTGGGTAAAACTTGATTCTGATAAACACAGGATTCAGGTTAAAGAGTTGGAAAAAGTTAACCTTAACAATAAATCGTTTTATAAACAAACTGTTGAAATCGATCTTGGTGACGTATCCAAAAAATTACCGGATATGTTTTTATGTATTGTCGGAGATAAATTGCCGTTAAATGGTTCGATTTATATTGCTGATATCGAATTTTTAGACCCTGTTTACTGA
- a CDS encoding AraC family transcriptional regulator, which translates to MIFSDLISSILAEREPFNHIWFAGDFHTPPEFSYQVNFPRLELVLAGEYINEIENDEKMIMHITAKPGDAIFIPPNCWNKPDWNTDCSVLSMLFGRRQLGLSFVSKKKGEDNFYDVQKHSIQTRSGFAIDNILEALSSLARESHKKPMDELLLQALLQYCRTMLDAPTEQSHNRIKDLYQGICIYIQENFHRTITRDNIAKRFSLSPNHLSRLFRQQGHMTLADYITWVRIDRAKFMLKKYNFKLNEVAIRCGFKDVNYFCRVFKTRTGKTPSEYRSSL; encoded by the coding sequence ATGATTTTTTCTGACTTAATTTCATCAATATTAGCTGAACGCGAACCATTTAATCACATCTGGTTTGCCGGCGATTTTCATACTCCTCCTGAATTTAGTTATCAGGTGAATTTTCCCCGCTTAGAATTAGTATTGGCAGGCGAATACATCAATGAAATCGAAAATGATGAAAAGATGATAATGCATATCACCGCTAAACCTGGTGATGCCATTTTCATTCCGCCAAACTGTTGGAATAAGCCTGACTGGAATACCGACTGTTCCGTTCTAAGTATGTTATTTGGAAGGCGTCAGTTAGGGCTGAGTTTTGTCAGCAAAAAAAAAGGAGAAGATAATTTTTACGATGTGCAAAAACACAGTATTCAAACCCGTTCCGGATTTGCCATCGATAATATTCTGGAAGCATTAAGCTCACTAGCCAGAGAGAGTCATAAGAAACCAATGGATGAACTGCTATTACAAGCACTACTCCAGTACTGTAGAACAATGCTCGACGCACCTACAGAGCAATCACATAACCGGATAAAAGATCTCTATCAGGGTATCTGTATTTATATCCAAGAAAACTTCCATCGAACAATTACTCGCGACAATATCGCCAAACGATTCAGTCTGTCTCCGAATCACCTATCACGGTTATTCAGACAACAAGGGCATATGACCTTAGCCGATTACATAACATGGGTTCGAATTGACCGGGCAAAATTTATGCTCAAAAAATATAACTTCAAATTAAACGAAGTTGCTATACGTTGTGGATTCAAAGATGTGAACTATTTTTGTCGCGTTTTTAAAACGCGGACAGGGAAAACTCCTTCTGAATATCGCAGTTCACTCTGA
- a CDS encoding PTS sugar transporter subunit IIA: MHEYQITFFVSDASVSARVASPLSRLAKKFKSIIHIINITKNRCAELNKSVSVFKAGLHVGDLCQITAIGVDAELACFVLKDIIAEYFVLVGAKTQYEFSENLVDRLSVFSPSCEVNWHYAKAQTSLTQFECLSGLANMIYPSNTDELILAFIKREERSATCMFPGIALPHVMFKPVEQLTIAVITSDSPIDWSSNMGSVHLAIGLVLPEQPTKAQIIAATNLTRNLLCEPIGERLLLTRNSADIQALLMYASSRLLL, from the coding sequence ATGCATGAATATCAGATTACTTTTTTTGTCAGTGATGCCAGTGTAAGTGCCCGCGTGGCATCACCATTAAGTCGGCTGGCAAAGAAGTTTAAAAGTATCATCCATATTATCAACATTACCAAAAATCGATGTGCAGAGTTAAATAAGTCTGTATCAGTATTTAAAGCTGGATTACATGTTGGTGATTTATGCCAGATTACTGCTATAGGGGTTGATGCCGAATTAGCCTGTTTTGTTTTAAAAGATATTATAGCGGAATACTTCGTGTTAGTTGGGGCAAAAACTCAATATGAATTTTCTGAGAATCTGGTGGATAGGTTGTCGGTATTTTCACCTTCTTGTGAAGTGAACTGGCACTATGCTAAAGCTCAGACATCGTTAACTCAGTTTGAATGTTTAAGTGGTTTGGCAAATATGATTTATCCATCAAATACAGATGAACTGATTTTAGCCTTTATCAAAAGAGAAGAGCGTTCTGCAACGTGCATGTTTCCTGGGATTGCTTTGCCTCATGTGATGTTTAAGCCTGTTGAGCAGCTTACTATTGCTGTTATAACAAGTGATTCTCCCATAGACTGGTCTTCGAATATGGGAAGCGTTCATTTAGCAATAGGGTTAGTGTTGCCGGAACAACCAACTAAAGCACAAATTATAGCAGCGACAAATCTGACGCGTAATTTGTTGTGTGAACCGATAGGTGAGCGGTTGTTGTTGACCCGCAACAGCGCTGATATTCAGGCTTTACTGATGTATGCTTCTTCACGACTTCTGCTGTAG
- the manA gene encoding mannose-6-phosphate isomerase, class I, which yields MSCAMNFHDNIVQPVFFPMKNIIQNYAWGSTTSISCLFGIANENGEPQAEIWMGAHPNGCSSVKVNGKEIKLSELIAQNQMAVLGEHVYKRFGELPYLFKVLAAGNALSIQVHPNKTQAEVGFARENELEIPMNAYNRNYKDPNHKPELVYALTEYQAMNGFRSITAVIENFSRLAIPEISDLVKDLIHHPDAEGLARFFSGLLSLEGEEKEMALVVLLAQTKLSKDPVFELISELAAQYPGDIGLFAPLILNVITLKPGEAMYLDAETPHAYLKGTGLEIMANSDNVLRAGLTPKYIDVAELASCTVFEEKPYDSLLLSPESENGIAEYSIPVDDFKFAIIEDSYQREMSVSSAEILLPLDATMLLIHANGDSCMINKGESVFIPAYAQCYRVQCKGRVARAYC from the coding sequence ATGTCTTGTGCAATGAATTTTCATGACAATATCGTCCAACCTGTTTTTTTTCCAATGAAAAACATTATTCAAAATTATGCGTGGGGAAGTACAACGTCTATAAGTTGTTTATTTGGCATTGCTAATGAAAACGGGGAACCACAAGCGGAAATCTGGATGGGTGCCCATCCAAACGGATGTTCATCGGTTAAAGTAAACGGAAAAGAAATCAAACTGTCTGAACTTATCGCGCAAAATCAGATGGCAGTGTTAGGTGAACACGTTTATAAGCGTTTTGGTGAACTTCCCTATCTTTTCAAAGTGCTTGCTGCCGGGAATGCTTTGTCGATTCAGGTTCATCCAAACAAAACTCAGGCTGAAGTCGGTTTTGCCAGGGAAAATGAACTGGAAATACCAATGAATGCTTACAATCGAAATTACAAGGATCCTAATCATAAACCGGAATTGGTTTACGCATTGACGGAATATCAGGCGATGAATGGTTTTCGCTCAATTACAGCTGTCATTGAAAACTTTTCCCGTTTAGCTATTCCAGAAATTAGTGATCTTGTAAAAGATCTTATTCATCACCCGGATGCAGAAGGTCTGGCAAGATTTTTTTCAGGGTTATTGTCTTTGGAAGGGGAAGAAAAAGAAATGGCACTGGTTGTGCTTTTGGCTCAGACTAAATTGTCTAAAGATCCTGTTTTTGAATTAATTTCTGAATTGGCAGCACAGTATCCGGGAGATATCGGTTTATTTGCTCCGCTCATTTTGAATGTTATTACATTAAAACCGGGGGAAGCTATGTATCTGGATGCTGAAACGCCTCATGCTTATCTTAAAGGAACTGGCTTAGAAATTATGGCAAATTCGGATAATGTTCTTCGCGCTGGATTAACGCCTAAATATATTGATGTTGCTGAGTTAGCTTCCTGTACTGTCTTTGAAGAAAAGCCTTATGACAGTTTATTATTGTCTCCTGAGTCAGAAAACGGTATTGCTGAATATTCTATTCCGGTTGATGATTTTAAATTTGCGATTATAGAAGATTCATATCAGAGAGAAATGAGTGTTAGTAGTGCGGAAATACTACTTCCGTTGGATGCGACTATGCTATTGATTCATGCTAATGGTGACTCTTGTATGATCAATAAAGGAGAGTCCGTATTTATACCGGCTTATGCACAATGTTATCGCGTGCAATGTAAGGGACGAGTTGCCAGAGCATACTGTTAA
- a CDS encoding ABC transporter substrate-binding protein, producing the protein MKPVVTMITKTIMACAISFAASNVANAEVTDGIDKALVQGSITFYTNRTDLVESGVYKRYENEFKELYPKVTEVKVVGFADYQGGIRPRMNTGDYGDLVLILPSVPSEQYKNFYEPLNNLYRSDQVYFYDAWENDGKAYGISMGNSVEGLVYNKQVLKNAGVHVPIKTLSDFFDAAEKIKANGKIPLYINFGAQWPLQQWDKFPLIAEGNDSVYEKMLKQDKPFSGETSYHKSLSVLKKLIDDGLTEKDLMTNSWEDSKNSFAKGDAAMYYLGTWVIPQVIERGADSNNIGFMPMPSNESGELNAQMNHDWGYAVSKFSKNKETAKAYLKFLIEKSDFEKIAGFIPTLKSKKPSLEQLKEYMSYNPKVIQTPVNSSTFIAVTNRSKIDFYSGGYIQDVITSGDFNKALEKLDSRWERAKKRVMK; encoded by the coding sequence ATGAAACCAGTTGTAACTATGATTACAAAAACGATAATGGCATGTGCGATTTCCTTTGCAGCTAGCAATGTTGCCAATGCCGAAGTAACCGACGGAATTGATAAAGCTTTAGTGCAGGGCTCGATTACTTTCTACACCAACCGTACAGATTTGGTTGAGTCTGGTGTATACAAACGTTATGAAAATGAATTTAAAGAGCTTTATCCTAAAGTGACAGAAGTTAAGGTAGTGGGCTTCGCTGACTATCAAGGTGGGATTCGTCCTCGTATGAATACAGGTGATTATGGCGACTTGGTATTAATTCTTCCGTCGGTTCCATCTGAACAGTACAAAAACTTCTATGAACCTTTAAATAATCTCTATCGTTCTGATCAGGTTTATTTTTACGATGCCTGGGAAAATGATGGTAAAGCTTACGGCATTTCAATGGGAAACTCTGTTGAAGGGCTTGTTTATAACAAACAGGTTTTGAAAAATGCAGGGGTTCATGTTCCCATCAAAACATTATCTGATTTTTTTGATGCAGCAGAAAAGATTAAAGCTAATGGTAAAATTCCGTTATACATCAACTTTGGAGCACAGTGGCCACTACAACAATGGGATAAATTCCCTTTGATTGCAGAAGGTAATGATAGCGTTTACGAAAAAATGCTTAAGCAAGATAAGCCATTTTCTGGTGAAACTTCATATCATAAATCATTGAGTGTTCTTAAAAAGTTAATCGATGATGGATTGACAGAAAAAGACTTGATGACAAATTCATGGGAAGATTCAAAAAATTCTTTTGCGAAAGGCGATGCAGCTATGTATTACCTGGGAACTTGGGTAATTCCTCAGGTTATTGAACGTGGAGCTGATTCAAATAATATTGGATTTATGCCAATGCCTTCGAATGAGTCTGGTGAATTAAATGCTCAAATGAACCATGACTGGGGTTATGCTGTTAGTAAGTTCTCAAAAAATAAAGAAACAGCTAAAGCTTATCTTAAATTCTTGATTGAAAAGTCGGATTTTGAAAAGATTGCTGGTTTTATTCCTACCCTGAAATCGAAAAAACCATCATTAGAACAACTTAAAGAATACATGAGTTACAACCCTAAAGTTATTCAGACTCCAGTTAACTCATCGACATTTATTGCAGTAACTAATCGTTCGAAAATTGATTTTTATTCAGGTGGCTATATTCAGGATGTTATTACATCTGGTGATTTTAATAAAGCACTTGAAAAACTCGATTCACGTTGGGAACGTGCTAAAAAACGCGTTATGAAATAA
- a CDS encoding PTS fructose transporter subunit IIABC, giving the protein MITKLINEKLISLDLKANSKEEVFKELIDVLYSQKRISDKEKFLEDIKAREKLGNTGFEDGVALPHAKSSAVLEPAVVIGVSRNGIEYGAEDGQPSKLFFMIASPDGGDNHHIEVLAELSSKLIEEGFIDSFLKAETNDQALALLLEKKDVLATDSNIETKGFVIGVTGCPAGVAHTYLAAEALEKGASALGYQIKVETNGSIGVKNSPTEDEIQCADAIIVACDKQVDMARFAGKRLIKTNVKAPIKDAKGLINQALSSPVYEAEQGCAQSVSNKASQARSDMYRFLMNGVSHMIPFVVTGGLLIALSLAIGGEPTESGMAIPPGSMWNQILDVGVVAFTLMIPILAGYIAYAIADRPALAPGLIGGWIANHGSFYGAEAGTGFIGAIIAGLLVGYFVKWITSVNYHKFIQPLVPIMIAPITGSLFIAGLFIFVIGAPIASLMDGLTAMLTSMSSGNVVLLGIVLGGMAGFDMGGPFNKVAFLFSVGMIASGQTQFMGAMACAIPVAPLGMGIATFLGRKLDIFEKSELETGKAAGAMGLVGISEGAIPFAAQDPVSVIPANMLGSIVAAVMAFSFGITDSVAHGGPVVALLGAMNDPLLALLCMIAGSFVTALTCITLKKIRKARLMAAAA; this is encoded by the coding sequence ATGATCACTAAATTAATTAATGAGAAATTAATTAGTCTTGATCTGAAGGCAAATTCTAAAGAAGAAGTATTTAAAGAATTAATTGATGTTCTTTATTCACAAAAGCGCATTTCAGATAAAGAGAAGTTCCTGGAAGATATCAAAGCACGTGAAAAGCTTGGTAATACAGGGTTTGAAGATGGTGTGGCTCTGCCTCATGCTAAAAGTTCTGCAGTACTTGAACCTGCAGTTGTGATTGGTGTGAGCCGGAATGGTATTGAATACGGCGCAGAAGATGGTCAGCCTTCAAAGCTGTTTTTCATGATTGCTTCACCTGATGGTGGTGATAATCATCATATCGAAGTGTTAGCCGAACTTTCTTCCAAGTTAATAGAAGAAGGATTTATTGACAGCTTTCTTAAGGCAGAAACAAACGATCAGGCTTTAGCTTTATTACTTGAGAAGAAGGATGTTTTAGCTACTGATTCAAATATTGAAACAAAAGGTTTTGTTATCGGTGTCACTGGTTGTCCTGCTGGTGTTGCACATACTTATTTAGCTGCCGAAGCTTTGGAAAAAGGGGCGTCAGCACTTGGTTACCAGATAAAGGTTGAGACTAACGGTTCAATCGGTGTTAAGAACAGTCCGACAGAAGACGAAATACAATGTGCAGATGCGATAATTGTTGCTTGTGATAAACAAGTGGATATGGCCCGATTTGCCGGTAAACGTCTGATAAAAACCAATGTGAAAGCGCCTATTAAGGATGCTAAGGGATTAATTAATCAGGCATTATCTTCTCCTGTATATGAAGCAGAACAGGGTTGTGCTCAATCTGTTTCCAATAAAGCCTCACAGGCTCGTTCAGATATGTACCGGTTTTTGATGAATGGTGTATCTCACATGATTCCATTTGTTGTGACCGGTGGTTTATTAATCGCATTATCGCTCGCTATCGGAGGAGAACCGACAGAGTCTGGTATGGCTATTCCTCCGGGTAGTATGTGGAATCAGATTCTGGATGTTGGTGTTGTTGCTTTTACGTTGATGATCCCTATTTTGGCTGGCTATATCGCGTATGCCATTGCTGATCGCCCTGCATTAGCCCCAGGTCTGATCGGTGGCTGGATTGCAAATCATGGTTCTTTTTACGGAGCTGAAGCTGGTACAGGCTTTATTGGTGCCATTATTGCCGGACTACTCGTCGGGTATTTCGTGAAATGGATAACTTCGGTTAATTATCATAAGTTTATTCAGCCATTAGTTCCTATCATGATTGCGCCAATTACAGGTTCATTATTTATTGCCGGTTTGTTTATTTTTGTTATTGGTGCACCAATTGCCAGCCTGATGGACGGCTTGACTGCTATGTTGACCAGTATGAGTTCCGGCAACGTCGTTCTGCTTGGTATTGTGCTTGGAGGTATGGCTGGCTTTGATATGGGAGGTCCATTTAATAAAGTCGCATTCCTGTTTTCTGTCGGCATGATTGCGAGTGGCCAAACACAATTTATGGGAGCCATGGCCTGTGCGATTCCTGTTGCACCTTTGGGTATGGGGATTGCAACTTTTCTTGGTCGTAAACTGGATATCTTTGAAAAATCTGAATTAGAAACAGGTAAAGCTGCTGGTGCAATGGGGCTGGTTGGTATTTCCGAAGGTGCAATTCCTTTCGCCGCGCAGGATCCGGTCTCCGTTATTCCTGCAAACATGCTGGGATCTATAGTAGCTGCAGTAATGGCATTTTCATTTGGTATTACAGACAGCGTTGCACATGGTGGTCCAGTAGTTGCTTTGTTAGGTGCAATGAATGATCCGTTGCTTGCATTGCTATGCATGATTGCCGGCTCATTTGTTACTGCACTTACCTGCATTACTTTGAAGAAAATTCGCAAAGCCAGATTAATGGCTGCTGCTGCCTAA
- a CDS encoding PTS fructose transporter subunit IIB translates to MKIVAVTACPTGIAHTYMAADALMKSAPKYNVHIKVETQGAMGIENQLTPQDISQADKVLIVSDIEIEQAARFDGMNVIHIPIEDVLLNVDKVLLIHCRK, encoded by the coding sequence ATGAAAATCGTTGCGGTGACAGCGTGCCCAACAGGTATTGCTCATACATATATGGCTGCTGATGCTCTTATGAAATCAGCCCCTAAATATAATGTACACATCAAAGTTGAAACTCAGGGAGCGATGGGAATTGAGAATCAACTTACTCCTCAGGATATTTCTCAGGCAGATAAAGTGCTGATTGTATCAGATATTGAAATAGAGCAAGCTGCTCGTTTTGATGGAATGAATGTCATTCATATCCCAATTGAAGACGTTTTGCTTAATGTAGATAAAGTTCTTCTTATTCATTGTCGAAAGTAA